In Nocardioides sp. W7, the genomic stretch CGACCTCGTCGTACCGGACCTTGGCCAGCACCGGGTACATCATCACCAGCAGCCCGAGGGCGATCGGCAGCGAGATCGACCCGACCGTGACGGCGTCGAGGACGTCGGCGATGCCCGGCACCCAGCGGCCGGCGAGCAGCCCGGCGAGCATGGCCAGTCCGATCCACACGGGCAGGTACCGGTCCAGGGTCGAGAGCCGGCGAGTGACCGCGGGCTCGGCGACCTGCGCGGAGCTGCTCACCCGGTCGGCTTGGTCGCGCGGATGATCGCGCCGTGCATGCCCGGCACGGCCTCGTGGGTGAACTCGACCTCGGCGTCGACGAACCCTGCGGCGGCGAGTCCCTCGACGTACTCGCTGCGCGACAGCGCCCCGGCGATGCAGCCGACGTACGAGCCGCGCTCGGCCCGGTCCTCGGGGGTGAGGTGGTCCTCCGCGACCACGTCGGAGATCCCGATCCGGCCGCCGGGGACCAGGACCCGGTACATCTCGGCGATCACCTGGGGCTTGTCGACCGAGAGGTTGATGACGCAGTTGGAGATGACCACGTCGACCGAGGCGTCGGGCAGCGGGACGTCCTCGATGGTGCCCCGGAGGAACTCGACGTTCGTCGCGCCCGCCCGGGCGGCGTTGGCCCGGGCCAGCTCCAGCATCTCGTCGGTCATGTCCACGCCGTAGGCGAACCCGGACTCGCCGACCCGGCGTGCCGAGAGGAGTACGTCGATGCCGCCGCCGGACCCCAGGTCCAGCACCCGCTCCCCCGGCTGGAGGGCGGCCACGGCGGTCGGGTTGCCACAGCCCAGACTCGCGGCGACGGCCTCCGCGGGCAGCTCGTCCTGGTCGGCGGTGCTGTAGAGCACCGCGCCGAAGGACTCGTCCACCTCGGTGTCCCCGGCGCCGCAGCACGACCCGGTCCCGCAGCCGTCGTCGACGACCTGCAGCCCCTCGTTCAGCTCGCTGTTCGAGCGGCCGCGCCCGACGGCCACGGCCGCCTCGGCGTACCGCGCCCGCACCTGCTCCCGCACGTCCTGGGTGTTCGTCATGGCTCTCCTCCAAGCATCGGCGACGATCGATACATCGAGCATTCTCGATGTATCGACGTTTGTCAATCGGTGTCGTAGGGTGAGGTCATGACGCAGACCCTCCCGCTCGTCGATGCCGCGCAGGCGTGCTGCTCCTCGGTCACCGGCGGGGTGCTCGAGGCCGAGGAGGCCGAGCGGCTGGCCCGGATGTTCAAGGCGCTCGGCGATCCCACCCGGGTCCGGCTGCTGTCCCTCATCGCCGCCCAGCCCGAGCGCGAGGCCTGCATCTGCGACCTGGTCGACCCGGTGGGCTTGTCGCAGCCGACCGTGTCCCACCACATGAAGCAGCTGGTCGAGGCCGGGCTCGTGGTCCGCGAGCAGCGGGGACGGTGGGCCTTCTACCGGGTGGTCGAGGAGACCCTGACCACCCTCAGCGGCGCGCTGCGGCCGTAGGGGCGACCAGCGCTCAGCCGAGCTCGGGGCGAACG encodes the following:
- the arsM gene encoding arsenite methyltransferase; the encoded protein is MTNTQDVREQVRARYAEAAVAVGRGRSNSELNEGLQVVDDGCGTGSCCGAGDTEVDESFGAVLYSTADQDELPAEAVAASLGCGNPTAVAALQPGERVLDLGSGGGIDVLLSARRVGESGFAYGVDMTDEMLELARANAARAGATNVEFLRGTIEDVPLPDASVDVVISNCVINLSVDKPQVIAEMYRVLVPGGRIGISDVVAEDHLTPEDRAERGSYVGCIAGALSRSEYVEGLAAAGFVDAEVEFTHEAVPGMHGAIIRATKPTG
- a CDS encoding metalloregulator ArsR/SmtB family transcription factor, with the translated sequence MTQTLPLVDAAQACCSSVTGGVLEAEEAERLARMFKALGDPTRVRLLSLIAAQPEREACICDLVDPVGLSQPTVSHHMKQLVEAGLVVREQRGRWAFYRVVEETLTTLSGALRP